A window of Tripterygium wilfordii isolate XIE 37 chromosome 7, ASM1340144v1, whole genome shotgun sequence contains these coding sequences:
- the LOC120002643 gene encoding probable trehalose-phosphate phosphatase H produces the protein MENQNVVAPESTINLAITVDVANSSNNLEMDGGARISAWVDSMRASSPKHHKSTPSLVEDQASWMGQHPSALDMFEYIIDDSKGKQIAMFLDYDGTLSPIVKDPDRAFLSDKMRATVRKLATSFPTAIVSGRSIDKLYEFVGLDELYYAGSHGMDIRGPREAGSKYKKGSEAVLTQPAIEFLPMIDEVYKELVERTKSTPGAKVENNKFCLSVHFRCVEEEKWKELVEQVGSVIKEYPTLLLKQGRKVLEIRPTIEWNKGRALEFLLESLGFANCSDVFPVYIGDDKTDEDAFKVLRERGQGIGILVSKFPKDTNASYSLQEPNEVMAFLQRLGNGCPSEGKPVTIWLEKVLKDLWQGKMAGTSGLPTPPGYEPSELDDDATIQQIKQQKELHTKNFKALSFIHGAISEVVFYRIVGLKMLKKSRISSRRSTRVVKRMKERDSVKDYSDKLVGLVNKMRLYGEETSDQKIVDKILISLPERFEAIVSTIEESCDLKILIVLELCSKLQVQE, from the exons ATGGAAAACCAAAATGTGGTAGCGCCTGAATCAACCATCAACTTGGCCATCACCGTTGACGTGGCAAACTCGTCGAATAACCTTGAAATGGATGGCGGAGCAAGAATTAGTGCCTGGGTCGACTCAATGAGAGCCTCCTCTCCCAAACATCACAAATCGACACCCTCTCTTGTTGAGGACCAAGCTTCTTGGATG GGACAACACCCATCTGCTTTGGACATGTTTGAATACATAATTGATGATTCAAAAGGGAAACAAATAGCAATGTTTCTTGACTACGACGGAACACTGTCTCCGATTGTGAAAGACCCAGACCGAGCTTTTTTGTCAGACAAG ATGCGAGCAACAGTGAGAAAGTTAGCAACGTCTTTCCCAACAGCCATAGTTAGTGGCAGAAGCATAGACAAG TTGTATGAATTTGTTGGACTGGATGAGCTGTACTACGCTGGAAGTCATGGCATGGATATTAGAGGACCACGGGAAGCAGGATCCAAATACAAGAAA GGTAGTGAAGCTGTTCTCACTCAACCAGCCATTGAATTTCTTCCTATGATTGATGAG GTTTACAAAGAACTTGTAGAGAGAACAAAATCAACTCCGGGAGCTAAAGTTGAAAACAACAAGTTCTGCTTATCTGTTCATTTTCGCTGTGTTGAGGAAGAG AAATGGAAGGAACTGGTAGAGCAGGTTGGATCAGTAATTAAGGAGTACCCAACGCTCCTGCTTAAACAAGGGAGGAAG GTGTTAGAAATCCGACCTACCATTGAGTGGAACAAAGGGAGGGCCcttgagtttttgttggaaTCACTTG GGTTTGCTAATTGTAGTGATGTATTCCCTGTTTATATTGGAGACGACAAAACAGATGAAGATGCATTTAAG GTACTGAGAGAAAGAGGACAAGGTATTGGGATTCTAGTGTCCAAATTTCCGAAGGACACCAATGCGTCCTACTCTTTGCAGGAACCCAATGAG GTTATGGCCTTTTTACAACGATTGGGAAACGGGTGTCCTTCGGAGGGGAAGCCAGT GACCATATGGCTTGAGAAA GTCTTAAAGGATCTGTGGCAAGGGAAGATGGCTGGAACTTCAGGTTTGCCTACACCACCT GGGTATGAACCTTCTGAACTTGACGATGATGCAACAATACAGCAAATCAAGCAACAAAAGGAGCTACACACAAAGAATTTTAAAGCTCTCTCCTTTATTCATGGGGCTATATCAGAAGTGGTCTTTTATCGTATTGTTGGGTTGAAGATGCTAAAGAAGTCTAGAATAAGCTCAAGGAGGAGTACCAGGGTAGTGAAAAG AATGAAGGAAAGAGACTCTGTGAAGGATTATTCTGACAAGTTGGTGGGGCTGGTTAACAAAATGAGATTGTATGGAGAGGAGACTTCAGATCAAAAGATTGTGGATAAAATACTAATAAGCTTGCCAGAGAGATTTGAAGCAATAGTCTCTACAATAGAAGAGTCATGTGATCTCAAGATACTTATTGTCTTAGAACTGTGTAGCAAGCTCCAAGTGCAGGAGTAG